The following proteins are co-located in the Palaemon carinicauda isolate YSFRI2023 chromosome 30, ASM3689809v2, whole genome shotgun sequence genome:
- the LOC137623736 gene encoding pro-resilin-like — MVSKVLFALLGLVALVAADSFERYSPPRYSSGSSESFESSEAQYNFNWAVNHAPSRNDFGHQEARDGDNTQGSYYVQLPDGRLQKVAFHVDGDDGYIADVTYSGEAQFPDSNSASFESREAPRYFYGSGSNESK, encoded by the exons ATGGTTTCCAAG gttctcttTGCTCTTCTGGGATTAGTTGCCCTCGTAGCAGCTGACAGCTTTGAAAGATACTCTCCACCCAGG TATTCCTCCGGATCCTCCGAATCTTTCGAGTCCAGTGAGGCTCAGTACAACTTCAACTGGGCTGTCAACCACGCCCCCTCCCGCAACGACTTCggacaccaggaagcccgtgatggagacaacactcagggatcctactacgtccagctccccgacggtcgcctgcagaaggtaGCCTTCCACGTCGATGGTGACGATGGATACATCGCTGACGTCACCTACTCCGGTGAGGCTCAGTTCCCCGACTCCAACTCCGCCTCTTTCGAGTCTCGTGAAGCTCCCAGATACTTCTACGGTTCTGGTTCCAACGAATCAAAATAG